GATCACGTCTTTTGCGCACATGGCATGGCCCGATCCTGCCGGCCACCATGATGGCCGCGGCCCGCTCTGCGAGCTCGTGCGGCTGGTCGCCGTCGAAGCTCCGTAACCAACTGTCGGACCGTAATTTATCGTCTTTGGCCTGCCGTGAGGACAGGACTGTCACACGAGCAGGGCATGTTGCGGCCCTGGCCGGCAGTGTTGCGTCGAGGGCGCAAAAACTTTTCGGACTTGACAAATTTTTCGCTCCTCCCAAGCTGCACTTTCAACACCAGTTGCGGGGTTATCCACAGTTTCTGGCCCGTGCAGGTACAGCGCTTGCCATCCCGAGTCACCCGGCGATCCGCGTCGTGCGTTCCCCGGGCGGCGGCGGGTCCGGAGCTGAAGGAGGTCCCGGATGTGGAGTGAGATGCGATACCTGGCGAAGCTGGTGCTGGATGTTCTGAGGCCGCACCGGCCGGAGCAGGCGCGTGGGCCGCGGCGAGTCCGACCGGTGTTCGGCATGCTGCTGCTGGGCGCGATCGTGCTGGTGTTCGCCGGCTGGCTGGGCGCCGACACGATCAGGGCCGACGTGCCGGCCGTGACGATTCTGAAGGAGCGGGTCGCGGATGTCGGTGCGGCCTACGACCGAGTGGAGCGTTCGTACGAGCGGGACGTTGCCCCGATCGAGCGGGTGCTGCTGCAGTACCGGAACGAGCCCGAGCTGGTGCGGCGCATTGCCGTTTCGCTGGTGCGAGAGGGTCGCAGGACGGGTATCGAGCCGCGTCTGCTGCTTGCGGTGCTGCTGGTCGAGAACCCGTGGCTGAACCCGACGGCGGAAAGCTTCGTCGGTGCGCGTGGCCTGATGCAGGTGATGCCGCTGCATCGTGGTCAGTGGGGGTGTGGCGACTCACTGGAGGACGTGGAGTCGAACATCTGTCACGGCGCGAAGATCTTTGCCTCGTACCTGAGCTCGGAAAAGGGCAACGTGGAGCGGGCCCTGCTGCGCTACAACGGGTGTGTGCGCGGCACGAACACGCCGAACTGCCACACGTACCCGAACCACGTATTTGCGCGTGCGGGTCGGGCGAGCATCATGGCGTGGCGCGGTGCAGGTCG
This genomic stretch from Longimicrobiales bacterium harbors:
- a CDS encoding lytic transglycosylase domain-containing protein, whose protein sequence is MRYLAKLVLDVLRPHRPEQARGPRRVRPVFGMLLLGAIVLVFAGWLGADTIRADVPAVTILKERVADVGAAYDRVERSYERDVAPIERVLLQYRNEPELVRRIAVSLVREGRRTGIEPRLLLAVLLVENPWLNPTAESFVGARGLMQVMPLHRGQWGCGDSLEDVESNICHGAKIFASYLSSEKGNVERALLRYNGCVRGTNTPNCHTYPNHVFARAGRASIMAWRGAGRAAAP